A region of Deinococcus rubellus DNA encodes the following proteins:
- a CDS encoding GGDEF domain-containing protein produces MKQPTITQAEPASIQERRRKHQQIFKATLLITIPLGLVILWGTLLGLVPVWWPLYLPLLGLILVGVWERRRMHASRYEAWLVAALCVNGVVVNIYRWVGQDGLGLFGEQSLLLILAGIFLFQRPRWVLATALPYAALHFSVSVVLVARQPSPERWITLLMLATTGMMFSLLYLYRQWWEEAHESQRVYRKLAHTDDLTTLPNRRALQDFWQAQAVPDPDTAAVMMVDIDHFKQVNDQYGHAEGDRLLWLVGQMIQRQLTGPVPQPVGRWGGEEFLVLLPVTTPQAASRLAEVIRVSVEQAQVGVALTVSVGVAFRKGDEELASAAARADVALYRAKLAGRNRVMLYDETENEYAGPPKGEASGDEFYPSELVPEELRSF; encoded by the coding sequence TTGAAACAACCCACCATCACCCAGGCGGAACCGGCTTCCATTCAGGAGCGGCGGCGCAAGCACCAGCAGATCTTCAAGGCTACCTTGCTGATCACGATTCCACTGGGGCTGGTGATCTTGTGGGGCACGCTGCTGGGCTTGGTGCCGGTCTGGTGGCCGCTGTACCTGCCGCTGCTGGGCCTGATCCTGGTCGGTGTGTGGGAGCGGCGGCGTATGCACGCCTCGCGTTACGAAGCGTGGCTGGTGGCGGCGCTGTGCGTCAACGGCGTGGTGGTCAACATCTACCGCTGGGTCGGTCAGGACGGTCTGGGCCTGTTCGGTGAGCAGAGCCTGCTGCTGATCCTCGCCGGGATTTTCCTGTTTCAGCGGCCCCGCTGGGTGCTGGCCACCGCCCTGCCCTACGCCGCCCTGCATTTCAGCGTCAGTGTGGTGCTGGTGGCCCGTCAGCCCTCGCCGGAGCGCTGGATCACGCTGCTGATGCTGGCCACGACGGGAATGATGTTCTCGCTGCTCTACCTCTACCGCCAGTGGTGGGAAGAGGCCCACGAATCGCAGCGGGTCTACCGGAAGCTGGCCCACACCGACGACCTGACCACCCTGCCCAACCGCCGGGCGCTGCAAGACTTCTGGCAGGCCCAGGCGGTGCCTGACCCGGACACCGCCGCTGTGATGATGGTCGACATTGACCATTTCAAGCAGGTCAACGACCAGTACGGCCACGCCGAGGGCGACCGGCTGCTGTGGCTGGTGGGGCAGATGATTCAGCGGCAACTGACCGGCCCGGTGCCGCAGCCGGTGGGGCGCTGGGGCGGCGAGGAGTTTCTGGTGCTGCTGCCGGTGACGACCCCACAAGCGGCTTCCAGACTGGCCGAGGTGATCCGGGTCAGTGTGGAACAGGCCCAGGTGGGCGTGGCCCTGACGGTCAGCGTGGGGGTGGCCTTTCGCAAGGGCGATGAGGAACTGGCCAGCGCGGCGGCCCGCGCTGACGTGGCCCTTTACCGGGCCAAGCTGGCGGGCCGCAACCGGGTGATGCTCTACGACGAAACAGAGAATGAATACGCTGGGCCGCCGAAAGGTGAGGCGTCCGGCGACGAGTTTTACCCCTCAGAACTGGTGCCTGAGGAGCTTCGTTCATTCTGA
- a CDS encoding acyl-CoA thioesterase has translation MSSPALAVATLDFSAAHGCDIQLRFSDTDQMGHINNAAYAMFLETARLDLTASLGLSQLKVVLARLELDYRREVKLGQRVRILTVITHLGTSSWSYASRLLADGVVALEARSVQVQVGPDMRPQPLGPALRSALTTYLTLPVPSGAL, from the coding sequence ATGTCTTCTCCTGCCCTGGCCGTGGCCACGCTGGATTTTTCCGCCGCCCACGGCTGCGATATTCAGTTGCGCTTTTCCGACACCGATCAGATGGGCCACATCAACAACGCGGCCTACGCGATGTTTCTAGAAACGGCCCGGCTGGACCTGACCGCCTCGCTGGGCCTGAGTCAGCTGAAGGTGGTGCTGGCCCGCCTCGAACTCGATTACCGCCGCGAGGTCAAGCTGGGCCAGCGGGTACGGATTCTCACGGTCATCACGCATCTGGGCACGAGCAGCTGGTCCTATGCGTCCCGGCTGCTGGCCGACGGTGTGGTGGCCCTGGAAGCCCGTAGCGTGCAGGTGCAGGTGGGGCCGGACATGCGCCCGCAGCCGCTTGGCCCGGCACTCCGCTCGGCACTGACGACCTATCTCACCCTGCCCGTGCCGAGCGGCGCGCTGTGA
- a CDS encoding DoxX family protein, with translation MSATPASPFRSSAASTALTPPTSGLQTAARWLLGGALMLAGFSHLTSKRQDFQAQVPRSLPLNRDFVVLASGVVELSLGASLIVLKPRRTVGRVAAAFFVAVFPGNISQYLTRTPAFGLSTDRSRLIRLAFQPLLVLWALWSTGALAVREESARD, from the coding sequence ATGTCGGCCACTCCAGCATCCCCATTCAGGTCTTCCGCCGCCAGCACTGCTCTGACGCCCCCCACTTCCGGTCTTCAGACGGCGGCCCGCTGGCTGCTGGGCGGCGCACTGATGCTGGCGGGCTTCTCGCACCTGACCAGCAAGCGCCAGGACTTTCAGGCGCAGGTGCCCAGATCGCTGCCGCTGAACCGGGATTTCGTGGTGCTGGCGTCCGGCGTCGTGGAACTGTCGCTGGGCGCGTCGCTGATCGTACTCAAGCCTCGCCGGACGGTGGGCCGGGTGGCGGCGGCGTTTTTCGTGGCAGTCTTTCCCGGTAATATCTCGCAGTACCTGACCCGCACCCCGGCGTTCGGCCTCAGCACCGACCGTTCGCGGCTCATTCGCCTGGCTTTCCAGCCGCTGCTGGTGTTGTGGGCGCTGTGGTCTACCGGTGCGCTGGCGGTGCGAGAGGAAAGCGCACGAGACTGA
- a CDS encoding HAD family hydrolase, with amino-acid sequence MTRSAQPPLHPRHVAFDWGGVFTIGTFDGRSTGNVAERSGVSAEDIRESYFRHVRQLEVGAWTLPQFWDTLQQESGASLPYAEFEALYLGSIHDNAPMYALLASLPPQVRVGLLSNNYPVVSDHLRARPEFARFDALVFSNEIGVKKPDPQSFAALEAAMQCPAAQVAFVDDVQENIDAANAAGFHGLLYHHDDQAAFEAELAAWLDG; translated from the coding sequence ATGACCCGATCTGCCCAGCCTCCTTTGCACCCCCGACATGTCGCCTTCGATTGGGGCGGCGTATTCACCATCGGCACCTTTGATGGGCGCTCGACAGGCAACGTCGCCGAGCGCAGCGGCGTCAGCGCCGAAGACATCAGAGAAAGCTATTTCCGGCACGTGCGGCAACTCGAGGTGGGGGCCTGGACCCTGCCGCAGTTCTGGGACACGCTGCAACAGGAGAGCGGGGCCAGCCTGCCCTACGCCGAATTCGAGGCGCTCTACCTGGGCAGCATCCACGACAACGCCCCGATGTACGCGTTGCTTGCCAGCCTGCCGCCGCAGGTTCGGGTGGGGCTGCTGAGCAACAACTACCCGGTGGTCAGCGACCATCTGCGCGCCCGGCCCGAGTTTGCCCGCTTCGATGCGCTGGTCTTTTCCAACGAGATCGGGGTCAAGAAACCCGACCCGCAGTCGTTCGCGGCGCTTGAAGCGGCCATGCAGTGTCCGGCGGCGCAGGTGGCCTTCGTGGACGACGTGCAGGAAAATATCGACGCGGCCAACGCTGCTGGATTTCACGGCCTGCTCTACCATCACGACGATCAAGCGGCCTTCGAGGCTGAGCTGGCGGCTTGGCTGGATGGTTGA
- a CDS encoding M3 family oligoendopeptidase — translation MTAPETTTAETLALTPEQTRWESYAPQFGALQQAELTPAGVPSWLSDWSEVSKAVSQTGAVLSLRADLDTADVAAREALSTFRAGVTPPLRRAEQELRRKLLGVPDYTPAPDFVLAYRRMRDEAAFYREANVALDVVHQQQMQRHAEITGGQTVSFDGAELTVPEAESLLGSADRTRREQVWQAMARSRATSRAPLDTLVLELLATRRQLAANADLMNTGPDNEEMGDYRAYRWQELDRVDYTPQHCLDFHRAVLDEVVPLAAKLMEGKARQLGLERLRPWDSSRRTALDAQGRPPLTPFKTASELEGIAERVFDALDPALGAQFAQMRGGLLDLASRPNKMSHAYCQSLQQSGQPFVVMNVVGTAHDLNVLLHEVGHAFHFFASARAQPLIWNRWSPIEFVEVPSMAMEFLALGHLEVAYLPADLERVRREQLENSILFLPWAAQMDAFQHWLYTQTGPQVSAAELDAKWLELDRAFHPWLDWSGLDESERASGWQYYHIFRAPFYYLEYAMCSLGALGIWKSALQDAPAALERYKSALSLGNTVSVPELYRAAGVEFRFDRPHLAELMAFVTAQLGS, via the coding sequence ATGACTGCCCCCGAAACGACCACCGCCGAGACCCTGGCACTGACCCCCGAGCAGACCCGCTGGGAGAGCTACGCGCCGCAGTTCGGGGCGCTTCAGCAGGCCGAGCTGACGCCCGCCGGTGTGCCGAGCTGGCTTTCCGACTGGAGCGAGGTCAGCAAAGCTGTCTCGCAGACTGGAGCGGTGCTGAGTCTGCGCGCCGACCTCGACACCGCTGACGTGGCCGCGCGTGAAGCGCTCTCCACCTTCCGCGCCGGGGTGACGCCCCCGCTGCGACGCGCCGAGCAGGAACTGCGCCGCAAGCTCCTCGGCGTGCCCGACTACACACCGGCCCCCGATTTTGTGCTGGCCTACCGCCGGATGCGGGATGAAGCGGCCTTCTACCGCGAGGCCAACGTGGCCCTGGACGTGGTGCACCAGCAGCAGATGCAGCGCCACGCCGAGATCACCGGCGGGCAGACGGTGAGTTTTGACGGCGCTGAGCTGACGGTGCCGGAAGCCGAGAGCCTGCTGGGCAGCGCCGACCGGACGCGCCGCGAGCAGGTCTGGCAGGCGATGGCCCGCAGCAGGGCAACCAGCCGAGCGCCGCTGGACACCCTGGTTCTGGAACTGCTCGCCACCCGCCGCCAGCTGGCTGCCAACGCCGACCTGATGAATACCGGCCCGGACAACGAAGAGATGGGTGATTACCGGGCCTACCGCTGGCAGGAACTCGACCGGGTGGACTACACGCCGCAGCACTGCCTCGACTTTCACCGGGCAGTGCTGGACGAGGTGGTGCCGCTGGCCGCCAAGCTGATGGAGGGTAAGGCGCGGCAGCTTGGCCTGGAGCGCCTGCGGCCCTGGGACTCCTCGCGCCGCACCGCCCTGGACGCCCAGGGTCGGCCCCCGCTGACGCCGTTCAAGACCGCCTCCGAACTGGAAGGCATTGCCGAGCGGGTGTTCGACGCCCTCGACCCGGCACTCGGCGCGCAGTTTGCCCAGATGCGCGGCGGGCTGCTCGACCTGGCCAGCCGCCCCAATAAGATGAGTCACGCCTACTGCCAGAGCTTGCAGCAATCGGGTCAGCCGTTCGTGGTCATGAATGTGGTCGGCACCGCGCACGACCTGAATGTGCTGCTGCACGAGGTGGGCCACGCCTTTCACTTCTTTGCCAGCGCCCGCGCCCAGCCGCTGATCTGGAACCGCTGGAGCCCGATTGAATTCGTCGAGGTGCCCAGCATGGCGATGGAATTCCTGGCGCTGGGCCACCTGGAAGTGGCCTACCTGCCCGCCGATCTGGAGCGGGTGCGCCGCGAGCAACTCGAGAACAGCATTCTCTTTCTGCCCTGGGCGGCCCAGATGGACGCCTTCCAGCACTGGCTGTATACCCAGACTGGCCCGCAGGTGAGCGCTGCCGAGCTGGACGCCAAGTGGCTGGAACTCGACCGCGCCTTTCATCCCTGGCTCGACTGGAGTGGCCTGGATGAAAGTGAGCGGGCCTCGGGCTGGCAGTACTACCACATCTTCCGCGCGCCGTTTTATTACCTCGAATACGCCATGTGCAGCCTCGGGGCGCTGGGCATCTGGAAGTCGGCCTTGCAGGATGCTCCGGCGGCCCTGGAGCGCTACAAGTCGGCGCTGAGCCTGGGCAACACCGTCAGCGTGCCGGAACTGTACCGGGCAGCGGGCGTGGAATTCCGCTTTGACCGCCCCCATCTGGCTGAGCTGATGGCCTTCGTGACCGCGCAACTCGGGAGCTGA
- a CDS encoding amidohydrolase, whose product MTTLPRTASGERAAALAPQLTAWRRHLHANPEVGFHEVQTSAYIAAELGKLAHLEISRPSETSVLAVLKGQKPGQTVLLRADIDALPITEENSFEFVSKNQGVMHACGHDGHTAILLGVAKLLSETPEEVSGEIRMIFQHAEEIGPGGAEELVRDTPLMDGVDVVTGLHLSSQLPTGVVAIKPGAFMAAPDMFEITIRGRGGHAAHPEEAVDPIAVGAQVVTNLQHIVSRGVSALDNLVVSVTYFQAGTTHNVIPDRAELMGTVRSFDPELRQRAPKLIERVLKGVTEAHGATYTLKYEMGYRPVINTDWVADKLMTIAQAEVGEHAQLAKPSMGGEDFSAYLTKAPGAYFNVGSGNALLESDYPHHHPRFTLDEESLVTGVRMLHAAALALGQG is encoded by the coding sequence ATGACCACCCTGCCCCGCACCGCTTCCGGCGAACGCGCCGCCGCCCTCGCACCGCAGCTCACTGCCTGGCGCAGACATCTGCACGCCAACCCCGAGGTGGGTTTCCATGAGGTTCAGACCTCCGCATATATTGCTGCCGAACTCGGTAAGCTGGCACATCTGGAGATCAGTCGGCCCAGCGAAACCAGCGTGCTGGCAGTCCTGAAAGGTCAAAAACCCGGTCAGACGGTGCTGCTGCGTGCCGACATCGACGCCCTGCCGATCACCGAGGAAAACAGCTTCGAGTTCGTCAGCAAAAACCAGGGTGTGATGCACGCCTGCGGGCACGACGGCCACACCGCCATCCTGCTGGGCGTCGCCAAGCTACTCAGCGAAACACCCGAAGAGGTCAGCGGCGAGATCCGCATGATCTTCCAGCACGCCGAGGAGATCGGCCCCGGCGGTGCGGAGGAACTCGTCCGCGATACGCCGCTGATGGACGGCGTGGACGTGGTGACCGGCCTGCACCTCAGTTCGCAGCTTCCGACGGGTGTGGTGGCCATCAAGCCGGGGGCGTTTATGGCCGCGCCCGACATGTTCGAGATCACCATTCGCGGCAGGGGTGGCCACGCGGCCCATCCCGAGGAGGCCGTCGATCCCATCGCGGTGGGCGCGCAGGTCGTGACCAACTTGCAGCACATCGTCAGCCGGGGAGTCAGCGCGCTCGACAATCTGGTGGTCAGCGTGACCTACTTTCAGGCTGGAACCACCCACAACGTCATTCCCGACCGGGCCGAGCTGATGGGCACGGTGCGCTCGTTCGACCCTGAGCTGCGCCAGCGCGCACCCAAACTGATCGAGCGCGTTCTGAAGGGCGTGACTGAGGCGCACGGGGCGACCTACACCCTCAAGTACGAGATGGGCTACCGTCCGGTCATCAACACTGACTGGGTGGCCGACAAGCTGATGACCATCGCCCAGGCCGAGGTGGGCGAGCACGCTCAACTCGCCAAACCCAGCATGGGCGGCGAGGACTTCTCAGCCTACCTGACCAAAGCGCCCGGCGCGTACTTCAACGTGGGCAGTGGCAACGCCCTGCTGGAGAGCGACTACCCGCACCACCACCCCCGTTTTACCCTCGACGAGGAAAGTCTGGTAACGGGCGTGCGGATGCTGCACGCGGCGGCGCTGGCGCTGGGTCAGGGCTGA
- a CDS encoding cell division protein FtsB: MKFRLPRWEEVRRLPLTMMIASLLAALGIVQMSFLLGQSVYRSLTWTQQTTLALSQQAQLQQDVQILQEAKAKASDPEYMNALARCIGYVGKNERVVVAQSAQDSPPGGNCDPVRLP; encoded by the coding sequence ATGAAGTTCCGTTTGCCGCGCTGGGAGGAAGTGCGCCGCCTGCCCCTGACCATGATGATCGCCAGTCTGCTCGCCGCGCTGGGCATCGTGCAGATGTCGTTTCTGCTGGGCCAGAGCGTCTACCGCTCCCTGACCTGGACCCAGCAGACCACGCTGGCCCTCAGTCAGCAGGCCCAGTTGCAGCAAGACGTTCAGATCTTGCAGGAAGCCAAGGCCAAAGCCAGCGACCCCGAATACATGAATGCGTTGGCCCGCTGCATCGGCTACGTCGGCAAGAACGAGCGGGTGGTGGTGGCCCAGAGCGCCCAGGACTCCCCCCCTGGCGGCAACTGCGACCCGGTACGCCTGCCTTAA
- a CDS encoding DUF3208 domain-containing protein, with translation MSNSDAPAAGPAHSGRTAVRLLQGYLWHPGDEGNETFEDFDLENYLPHELGEAHVLWDKVTPPFAFFENGEPTAAQAFYQFTVLQMYDARPSAENLNADALSASQGLGPLLDATPAGVGWQLWEDLREL, from the coding sequence GTGAGCAACTCTGACGCCCCCGCCGCTGGCCCTGCGCATTCGGGCCGGACGGCGGTGCGGCTTTTGCAAGGCTACCTGTGGCACCCCGGCGACGAGGGCAACGAGACCTTCGAGGATTTCGACCTGGAGAACTACCTGCCGCACGAACTCGGCGAGGCGCATGTGTTGTGGGACAAGGTCACGCCCCCCTTCGCCTTTTTCGAGAACGGCGAACCCACTGCCGCGCAGGCGTTTTACCAGTTCACGGTGCTGCAAATGTATGACGCCCGGCCCAGTGCCGAGAACCTCAACGCCGACGCCCTGAGCGCCTCGCAGGGGCTGGGGCCGCTGCTTGATGCCACACCTGCTGGGGTGGGCTGGCAGCTCTGGGAAGATCTGCGGGAGCTGTGA